The following proteins are co-located in the Fusobacteria bacterium ZRK30 genome:
- the rpmD gene encoding 50S ribosomal protein L30, with protein MAKLLVRLVKSPIGRKPRHIATLKSLGLKKIDDVVEHNDTADIKGKLHQIGYMLNVEEVK; from the coding sequence ATGGCAAAATTATTAGTTAGACTTGTTAAGAGTCCGATTGGAAGAAAACCAAGACACATTGCTACATTAAAATCTTTAGGTTTAAAAAAAATAGATGATGTAGTAGAACACAACGATACAGCAGATATCAAAGGTAAATTACACCAAATTGGATATATGCTTAACGTTGAGGAGGTAAAATAA
- the rplR gene encoding 50S ribosomal protein L18 codes for MFKKVNRKALRRRKQLSIRNKISGTVERPRLNVFRSNNNIFAQLIDDVNGVTLVATSTISKDVKAEVKHGGNIEAAKLVGKKIAELAVAKGLETVVFDRSGYVYTGRVAALADAAREAGLKF; via the coding sequence TTGTTTAAAAAAGTTAATAGAAAAGCTTTAAGAAGAAGAAAACAATTGTCTATTAGAAACAAGATCTCTGGTACTGTTGAAAGACCAAGATTAAATGTTTTTAGATCAAACAATAACATATTCGCTCAATTAATTGACGATGTAAATGGTGTAACATTAGTTGCAACTTCAACTATATCTAAAGATGTAAAAGCTGAAGTTAAGCACGGTGGAAACATAGAAGCAGCAAAGTTAGTAGGTAAGAAAATTGCTGAACTAGCTGTAGCAAAAGGATTAGAGACTGTAGTATTCGATAGAAGTGGTTATGTTTACACTGGTAGAGTTGCTGCATTAGCTGATGCTGCTAGAGAAGCTGGATTAAAATTCTAG
- the rplE gene encoding 50S ribosomal protein L5 yields MAKYVSRCHTKYTNEISPALMKELGLKNIMECPKLNKIVLNMGVGEATQNSKLMDAAAADLATISGQKPVVITAKMSEAGFKLREGQAIGTKVTLRGEAMYDFMDRLVNVILPRVRDFDGVSAKAFDGRGNYSLGMRDQLVFPEIEFDKVDKLFGMSISIVSSAKTDEQGRALLKAFGMPFKK; encoded by the coding sequence GTGGCTAAATATGTTTCTAGATGTCATACAAAGTATACAAATGAAATATCTCCTGCTCTTATGAAAGAGTTAGGATTAAAAAATATAATGGAATGTCCAAAATTAAACAAAATTGTTTTAAACATGGGTGTTGGAGAAGCGACTCAAAACTCTAAATTAATGGATGCTGCTGCTGCAGACTTAGCAACTATCTCTGGTCAAAAGCCAGTTGTAATTACAGCTAAGATGTCAGAAGCTGGATTCAAATTAAGAGAAGGTCAAGCAATCGGAACAAAAGTAACTCTTAGAGGAGAAGCTATGTACGATTTCATGGATAGATTAGTAAATGTAATCTTACCAAGAGTTAGAGACTTCGATGGAGTTTCTGCAAAAGCGTTCGACGGAAGAGGTAACTATTCTCTTGGAATGAGAGATCAATTAGTATTCCCTGAAATCGAATTCGATAAAGTAGATAAATTATTCGGAATGTCAATATCAATAGTTTCATCAGCAAAAACTGATGAGCAAGGAAGAGCATTACTAAAAGCATTTGGTATGCCTTTTAAAAAGTAG
- the rpsE gene encoding 30S ribosomal protein S5 encodes MSKFKREEKEFKEKILKISRVSKTTKGGRSISFSVLAAIGDEKGRVGLGLGKANGVPDAIKKAIATAKKNMVTVSLKGTTIPHQQDGVFLSTKVWMKPASEGTGVIAGSSAREILELVGVTDILTKIRGSKNKINVARATIEGLKTLRSAESVAKLRGKEVKEILN; translated from the coding sequence TTGTCTAAGTTTAAAAGAGAAGAAAAAGAATTTAAAGAAAAAATATTAAAAATCTCTAGAGTTTCTAAAACTACAAAAGGTGGAAGATCAATATCTTTCTCAGTTTTAGCAGCAATAGGTGATGAAAAAGGTAGAGTAGGTTTAGGATTAGGAAAAGCCAACGGTGTTCCTGATGCTATCAAAAAAGCTATAGCTACTGCTAAAAAGAACATGGTAACTGTTTCTTTAAAAGGAACAACTATACCTCACCAACAAGATGGTGTGTTCTTAAGTACTAAGGTGTGGATGAAGCCTGCATCTGAAGGTACTGGAGTAATTGCTGGATCATCAGCAAGAGAAATCTTAGAATTAGTTGGAGTAACTGATATCTTAACGAAGATCAGAGGATCTAAGAACAAGATAAACGTTGCAAGAGCTACTATCGAAGGATTAAAAACTCTTAGATCAGCTGAATCAGTTGCAAAATTAAGAGGTAAAGAAGTTAAGGAAATATTAAACTAA
- the secY gene encoding preprotein translocase subunit SecY, with protein MSLYDQFNAKLEAVMNTPELKKRIIYTLLMFLVARIGTLIPVPGVDLERLASMVNNNSVLGFINMFSGGAFQRVSIFALGVMPYINASIVMSLLAVIIPKLDEIQKEGESGRSKMTQWTRYLTIVIGFIQAFGVTMWLQSMGLVMTPGFMFVMTTVITVTAGTVFLMWVGEQISIKGIGNGISLIIFLNVIARMPSGVIQTIQTMQGNKFLIPVLIAVAASALLTVGGIVVFQLAQRRIPIHYVGRGFQGKGNAANSSFLPVKLNSAGVMPVIFASVIMMIPSLLVNSLPSTMPYYALINRMLGRNHPVYLILYAVLVIFFSFFYTAMMFDPEKIADNLKQGGGTIPGIRPGNETVEYLEKVITRITWGGAVFLAAIAVLPAFIFTAAGLPVFFGGTGIIIVVGVALDTVQQINAHLVMKEYKGFI; from the coding sequence ATGTCGTTATATGATCAATTTAATGCCAAGCTCGAGGCTGTAATGAATACGCCTGAACTTAAAAAAAGAATAATTTATACGTTGTTGATGTTTTTAGTAGCTAGAATAGGGACATTGATTCCAGTTCCGGGAGTAGACCTAGAGAGATTAGCTTCTATGGTAAATAATAACAGTGTTTTAGGATTTATAAACATGTTTTCAGGAGGAGCTTTCCAAAGGGTATCTATCTTTGCACTAGGAGTAATGCCATATATCAATGCTTCGATTGTAATGAGTTTATTAGCGGTTATTATACCAAAATTAGATGAAATTCAAAAAGAAGGGGAATCTGGAAGAAGTAAGATGACTCAATGGACTAGATATTTAACAATAGTAATCGGTTTTATACAAGCTTTTGGTGTGACTATGTGGTTACAATCTATGGGACTTGTTATGACACCTGGATTTATGTTTGTGATGACAACTGTAATTACAGTAACAGCTGGTACTGTATTCCTTATGTGGGTAGGTGAGCAAATTTCAATTAAAGGAATAGGTAATGGTATTTCACTTATTATCTTCTTAAATGTAATTGCCAGAATGCCTTCAGGAGTTATTCAAACGATACAAACTATGCAAGGAAATAAATTTTTAATACCTGTTTTAATAGCTGTAGCAGCATCTGCACTATTAACTGTAGGAGGAATAGTAGTATTTCAATTGGCACAGAGAAGAATCCCTATCCACTATGTAGGAAGAGGATTCCAAGGGAAAGGAAATGCTGCAAACAGTAGTTTCTTACCTGTAAAATTAAATTCAGCAGGAGTAATGCCGGTAATCTTTGCATCTGTAATAATGATGATACCATCGTTACTAGTGAACTCACTGCCATCAACTATGCCATACTATGCTTTAATTAATAGGATGTTAGGAAGAAATCATCCTGTGTATTTGATTCTATACGCAGTATTAGTAATCTTTTTCTCATTCTTCTACACAGCTATGATGTTTGACCCGGAAAAAATTGCTGATAACCTAAAGCAGGGTGGAGGAACAATTCCTGGGATCAGACCTGGAAATGAAACTGTAGAATATTTAGAAAAAGTAATAACTAGAATTACTTGGGGTGGAGCTGTATTTTTAGCTGCTATAGCAGTATTACCTGCCTTTATATTTACAGCAGCAGGACTGCCTGTATTCTTTGGTGGAACTGGAATAATCATCGTTGTAGGGGTAGCACTAGACACTGTACAACAAATTAATGCTCATTTAGTAATGAAAGAGTATAAAGGATTTATATAA
- a CDS encoding cyclic nucleotide-binding domain-containing protein has translation MKKIHDIKKLKFYIEKVNMSHIFKPNAIDHLELHCFEQGESIYFTQDRCKYLHILVYGKVKIFLLNNEGNFMLLDFSKPYDFIGDVEFIQQKNIYHNVEAIIECLLIAIPISKIHEITISDELYRLLSQSVSDKLIKTSKKFSQVILYPIKNRLVTCLIEISDKDKINNFKTQEIADYLGVTPRHVRRILSELYTENIIEKEGQSIHILNKKLLYKYAIKE, from the coding sequence ATGAAAAAAATACATGACATAAAAAAATTAAAATTCTATATTGAAAAAGTTAATATGTCCCATATATTTAAGCCAAATGCTATAGACCACCTGGAACTTCATTGTTTTGAACAAGGTGAATCTATATACTTTACCCAGGATAGATGTAAATATCTACATATATTAGTTTATGGAAAGGTCAAAATTTTTCTTTTAAATAATGAAGGTAATTTTATGCTATTGGATTTTTCTAAACCCTATGATTTCATTGGTGATGTTGAGTTTATTCAGCAAAAAAATATCTATCATAATGTAGAGGCTATTATAGAGTGTCTCCTCATTGCTATTCCTATAAGTAAGATCCATGAAATCACGATCTCAGACGAACTCTATCGTCTTTTAAGTCAATCTGTCTCCGATAAATTGATTAAAACCTCAAAAAAATTTTCTCAGGTTATACTTTATCCTATAAAAAACAGGTTAGTCACATGTCTTATTGAAATTAGCGATAAAGACAAAATAAATAACTTTAAAACTCAAGAGATCGCGGATTATCTAGGAGTTACTCCCCGGCATGTGAGGAGGATCCTCAGTGAACTATACACTGAAAATATAATAGAAAAAGAGGGACAATCTATACACATATTAAATAAAAAATTACTCTATAAGTATGCAATAAAGGAATGA
- the rpsH gene encoding 30S ribosomal protein S8, producing the protein MFLTDPIADMLTRVRNANSVMHDKVDIPHSKMKVALAAVLKEEGYISNYKVITDGNKKNIRVYLKYVGKEKVIKGIKRISKPGRRVYSSAEDMPRVLSGLGIAVVSTSNGLVTDRIARKTNIGGEVLCYVW; encoded by the coding sequence ATGTTTTTAACTGATCCAATTGCAGATATGTTAACAAGAGTTAGAAATGCTAACTCAGTAATGCACGACAAAGTAGATATCCCACATTCAAAAATGAAGGTAGCTTTAGCTGCTGTATTAAAAGAGGAAGGGTATATCTCTAACTATAAAGTTATCACTGATGGGAACAAGAAGAACATCAGAGTATATTTAAAGTATGTAGGAAAAGAAAAAGTAATCAAAGGAATAAAAAGAATATCTAAACCAGGAAGAAGAGTTTACTCTTCAGCTGAGGATATGCCAAGAGTATTATCTGGATTAGGAATTGCTGTAGTTTCAACGTCTAACGGACTTGTAACTGACAGAATTGCTAGAAAGACTAATATTGGTGGAGAAGTACTTTGTTACGTTTGGTAA
- the rpsN gene encoding 30S ribosomal protein S14: protein MAKKSMIARDVKRAKLADKFAAKRAELKARIKAGDVEAVAELNKLPKNASPVRKRNRCQIDGRPRGYMREFGISRIKFRQLAGAGLIPGVTKSSW, encoded by the coding sequence ATGGCGAAAAAGTCAATGATCGCAAGAGACGTTAAAAGAGCTAAACTAGCAGATAAATTTGCTGCAAAAAGAGCAGAATTAAAAGCTAGAATAAAAGCTGGAGACGTAGAAGCTGTTGCAGAATTAAACAAGCTTCCCAAGAATGCCTCTCCAGTAAGAAAAAGAAATAGATGTCAAATAGACGGAAGACCTAGAGGATATATGAGAGAATTTGGAATCTCTAGAATTAAGTTTAGACAATTAGCTGGAGCAGGATTAATACCAGGTGTAACTAAATCATCTTGGTAA
- the rplO gene encoding 50S ribosomal protein L15 — MKLNELQPSVPRKDRKRVGRGMSSGTGKTSGKGHNGQKSRSGSGSSLRAGFEGGQMPLIRRVPKRGFSNFRFKKEFAIIDLDILNLFEEGTEVSPIMLVEAGIIKDVKSGIKLLGSGTLNKNVSVVVNKVSVSAQAAVEANGGTVTVHTVKSFKDVAGNANKHANKTK; from the coding sequence ATGAAATTAAATGAATTACAACCTTCTGTTCCTAGAAAAGATAGAAAAAGAGTTGGAAGAGGAATGTCTTCTGGTACTGGTAAAACATCTGGAAAAGGACACAATGGACAAAAATCAAGATCTGGTTCTGGATCAAGCTTAAGAGCTGGATTCGAAGGTGGACAAATGCCTTTAATCAGAAGAGTTCCTAAGAGAGGATTCTCAAACTTCAGATTCAAGAAAGAATTTGCAATCATTGATTTAGATATCTTAAACTTATTTGAGGAAGGAACTGAAGTTTCTCCAATCATGTTAGTTGAAGCTGGAATAATCAAAGATGTTAAATCTGGAATCAAGTTATTAGGAAGCGGAACTTTAAACAAGAACGTATCAGTTGTTGTTAATAAAGTATCTGTATCAGCACAAGCAGCTGTAGAAGCTAACGGTGGAACTGTTACAGTTCATACTGTTAAATCTTTTAAAGATGTAGCTGGAAACGCTAACAAGCACGCTAACAAAACTAAATAA
- the rplF gene encoding 50S ribosomal protein L6, with amino-acid sequence MSRIGNKTLVIPAGVEVAINENVVTVKGPKGTLTREIFNGLTVKIENNEITVERAGDTPMERSMHGTATANINNMLVGVTEGFRKTLNLVGVGYRAKAAGKGLEIALGFSHPVMISEVEGIQFTVEKGNTTIHIDGISKEVVGQVAAEIRANRKPEPYKGKGVKYSDEVVRRKEGKKA; translated from the coding sequence ATGTCAAGAATAGGTAATAAAACCCTAGTTATCCCTGCTGGTGTAGAGGTTGCTATCAATGAAAATGTAGTAACTGTAAAAGGACCTAAAGGAACTTTAACTAGAGAAATCTTTAACGGGTTAACTGTTAAAATTGAAAATAATGAAATAACTGTAGAAAGAGCTGGAGACACTCCTATGGAGAGATCTATGCACGGAACTGCAACAGCTAATATCAACAACATGCTTGTTGGTGTAACTGAAGGATTCAGAAAAACATTAAACTTAGTAGGTGTTGGATATAGAGCCAAAGCTGCTGGGAAAGGATTAGAAATCGCATTAGGTTTCTCTCATCCAGTAATGATTTCTGAAGTTGAAGGAATTCAATTTACAGTTGAAAAAGGTAATACTACAATCCATATTGACGGAATATCAAAGGAAGTAGTTGGACAAGTAGCAGCAGAAATCAGAGCAAACAGAAAGCCTGAACCTTATAAAGGAAAAGGAGTTAAGTACTCGGATGAAGTTGTAAGAAGAAAAGAAGGTAAGAAAGCGTAA